AGGAACGATATATGAACGTATTCAATGCACAGCGCAAATTCTTAAAAGCGACTTTAACCGCTCTATTGCTAAGTAACTTTTTATCCGCGCAAGTAATAAATGATTTAGAAAAATTTACTATAGAAGCATCAGAAGGAAAAAAAAGTATTTATGACTTTTCTACAGACGAAATTTATGAACGATTAAAAGAACAGGGGATTGTCTTATTACGAGGATTTGATGTATCTACTCGTGATTTTCTCACATTCTCCAATCAATTTCCTGATACTTTTTTACCTTATCAAGGTGGATCCGTTAGGCCTAATGTAGATGGAGATCCAACTGCCATTATCATTACCGAAAAAGATGGGAATCATTCCGTTTATTTTCATGGCGAGCAGTACTATCAAAAGATTCGAGCTACAACTTTTTGGATGTACGCTTTTGTTCCCCCAGTAGCAGATGGAGCTACTCTGCTTTGTGATGGTAGAGAACTTTATACAAGATTACCGGAAGAAATTAAGCAACTATTTATGGATAAAAAAATTAAATACTCTAGATGCTTCCCTCTTGCACAGTGGCAAAAAATCTATCAAGTTACTTCTGAGGAAGAGTTAGAGCCGATTTTAAACAAGCAATTGATTAACTACTTTATTGATGAAGAGTCTAATCTTCATACAACCTATATAACAGAAGCAATTCAACAGGAAAAATGGGGAAATTCCCCCATCTTTATCAATAATGCCTTGGAAATTTTAGAAGATATGCAAGAAATGCATCCTAAACATAATTTGGAAAAAACCAAAGAGACTATTTGTGTAACTTTTGAGGATGATACAGAGATTCCAAGGGAAGTAATAGAGCAGATTCAACAAATTATTGCGGAAATTAAAATGGCTGTTAGGTGGCAAAAGAAAGATATTTTAATTTTTGACAATACACGTATTTTACATGCACGAGAAGGATTTCCAGAAGGAAGCCCTCGAGAATTGGTTTCTCGTTTATCTATTCACTAGAGATTTTTTCCTTTCAAGAAAGACCGTTGACGGTCTTTCTTGATTAGAATCTTTTTTCCAGCTTATTCTCTATAATATGGGATTATCACTTTGGTTTTGGGTTGCTTTTCATGTTTTGATTATAGGATGCTTATTCCTAGACCTAAAGGTATTCCAACGATATTTGCGTATTACAGAGCTTAAAACAGCTTGGATAATAACTAGCTTTTGGATCTTGTTGGCTTTAATTTTCAATCTAGGAATCTATTTTTGGCAAGGCTCTGAGGTAGCACTACAGTTCTTTTCAGGTTATTTAATTGAAAAATCCTTAAGCATTGATAATTTATTTGTTTTTTTACTGATTTTTCAAGCTTTTCAAATTCCTAAAAAGCAGCAGAAAAAAGTTCTGTTTTGGGGGATATTAGGGGCTTTATTTTTTCGGATTGGATTCATTTTATTAGGCGCAAAACTGGTGCATTCACTTGATTGGGTGCTTTATATCTTTGCAGTTATTTTAATATTTACCGCATATAAGCTCATCAGAAAAAAGGCAGTTTTTGATGTGCATCGCTCTTTTATTCTAAAAGCACTTAAAAAAGTTTTTCCTATTTATAAAAAGAAGAATGTAGATTTTTTTGTGATAAAAGAGAGAGGCAAGTGGAAAATTACTACTCTTTTTTTAGCTTTATTGGTCATAGAGAGCTCTGATATTCTCTTTGCTATAGATTCTATTCCTGCTATTTTTGCTATAACTACAGATCCTTTTATTGTATATACCTCTAATATCTTTGCCATTTTAGGTTTACGTTCTTTATATTTTGCTCTGTATCAATCGATAGAAAAGTTGCACTACTTGCGCTTTGGGCTAGCGGGGGTGCTATTTTTCATAGCATTAAAAATTCTTCTTGCTCCTGCTTTCTCTATTCCTATTAGCCTTTCTTTGATTATTATCTTGCTTATTTTATCTTTTACAGTTATATTTTCTTTTTTTTTCAAAAAGAAACATTAACAGGCAATAGGTCGTCTTTAAATCTTTATAGTGGGCTAAGAACTTATAAAATATTTGACAAGTGTTGTTTTAACTAATATACAAGCAAATATTTAAAACTTATAAGAGATGCTAAGTAAAGGAGATTGGTCTATGTATTATTTATTATTTTTTTTATGTATTTTTATGTCTACAGTCAACGCAGTTTCTCCTGAAAAAGCATTAGAGCGCTTAGTTCAGGGTAATAAGAGGTTTACCTCTGATAAATTGAAGCATCCTAATAGAACCGGTATGCGTAGAGAAGCTATAAAAACCACGCAAAAACCTTTTGCCATTATTTTAGGTTGTTCTGATTCAAGGGTTCCCCCGGAAATTATCTTTGATCAAGGATTGGGAGATCTATTCATTATAAGAGTAGCTGGTAATGTCATTGATGCAGTTGGTATAGATAGCATCGAATATGCAGCAAACCATCTAGGTTCTTCTGTTGTATTAGTGCTAGGTCATGAAAAGTGTGGGGCTGTATCTGCAGTTGTTACTAACCAAGCCTCGGATATGCCAACCGTTGCTAAGTTGATTGAGCCTGCTGTGGAGAAGACACGTAATTTAAAAGGGAATCATTTGGTCAATGCAATTACAGCAAATATAAACCAAGTAGTTGAGCAAATACAACAAACTCCTGTGCTTATTAAGCTTATTGAAAAAAAGAAGTTAAAAATAGTCGGTGGTTATTATCACCTAGAAACTGGAAAGGTAGATTTTTTCGAAAATCATCTAACAGCAGCTGCTTCATCTGCAATCCAGAGCGCCTTGGATTGAGGCGTGCCCACTTGCTCTACAGGCAGGGTCTTTTGGCTAGGATGAAAAAGCACCTGAGCTAGCATTTCCCTTTTATTTGCCCCTAACACGTAAATAGAAATGTTGGATGATTGATTAATACAACTAAAAGTTAAGGTCATTCGCCAACATTTTTTTTGTGGTACATAATTGGCTATGCATAATCTATCGGTAACTTTTAACCCTTCCGTAAAGGGAAATAAAGAAGCTGTATGCCCATCTTCTCCCATCCCTAGCATGACTAAATCAAAAGAGCGCTTTCCGAGTACTCTATGGATGGTTTCTTCATATTTTAAAGCATTTTTTTTGATATCGACCTCTGCTTCCATGCGATGAATTTGTTCATTAGGGATAGGCATTTTATTAAAACCTGCTTGCATAGCCATGTGAAAATTACTATTAGGATCATTAGGGGGCAATGCACGCTCATCACTGAAAAAAATATGGATGTTGTTCCAATTCATTTGTTCTTTGTAAGGAGAGGAACAAAGCTTTTCAAAAATGGCTTTTGGGGTACTACCACCAGATAAAGCAACCGTAAAAAATCCATGATCGCTTAAGGCTTGTTTAGAAAGAGCAATAAAATGCTCTACGCAAAAAATGAGAGTTTTTTGATAGTCACCAGGAACGATGAGATTTTTAGATTCGTCTAAGGAGCGAGGTTTTATAGTTTCTATTAGCATGGGTTTTTAAAATGGATGTTTTGCAGAAGATTTAATACTTGTAAATAGTGAGTCGAGTTACCTCGACGGCAAATTTCTTGAACAAGAGAATGTCCGGCACCCCCCTTAGGGAAAATATAACGAGCTGGAAGAGCGCATTGCTTAAGAGTGGTCTCTTGCGCAGTAATATGATTTTGTTGCTCTATATCCCTAGAAAAAACAAAAGAAGAAGTATCTTTAAGTAGAATTTCTATAGAAACAATTAGGCCTGTAGGTAAGTGGTTATGAACAACTGGTGCAATAAAGATTTGAATAGGTCCTGTTTTTCCTTGATAGGTGCAAATAATTTGCTCCTTTTCTTCTTCCAAGTTTTTAAATTCCCATTTTAATTGGCAGGCAAGCCAGGCTTGTAAGTATAAGGATTGAGTTTTTGCGTGACAGAAAAATGTACTTTGCTGTGCATTATAAAAAATATGTAGAGTTTGTGTCTGTTGTATTCTTTCTAGTTTTTCTTCAGAGGAAAAAACAGCAGATA
This window of the Candidatus Rhabdochlamydia sp. T3358 genome carries:
- a CDS encoding carbonic anhydrase — translated: MYYLLFFLCIFMSTVNAVSPEKALERLVQGNKRFTSDKLKHPNRTGMRREAIKTTQKPFAIILGCSDSRVPPEIIFDQGLGDLFIIRVAGNVIDAVGIDSIEYAANHLGSSVVLVLGHEKCGAVSAVVTNQASDMPTVAKLIEPAVEKTRNLKGNHLVNAITANINQVVEQIQQTPVLIKLIEKKKLKIVGGYYHLETGKVDFFENHLTAAASSAIQSALD
- the pgl gene encoding 6-phosphogluconolactonase, coding for MLIETIKPRSLDESKNLIVPGDYQKTLIFCVEHFIALSKQALSDHGFFTVALSGGSTPKAIFEKLCSSPYKEQMNWNNIHIFFSDERALPPNDPNSNFHMAMQAGFNKMPIPNEQIHRMEAEVDIKKNALKYEETIHRVLGKRSFDLVMLGMGEDGHTASLFPFTEGLKVTDRLCIANYVPQKKCWRMTLTFSCINQSSNISIYVLGANKREMLAQVLFHPSQKTLPVEQVGTPQSKALWIADEAAAVR
- a CDS encoding TerC/Alx family metal homeostasis membrane protein; translated protein: MGLSLWFWVAFHVLIIGCLFLDLKVFQRYLRITELKTAWIITSFWILLALIFNLGIYFWQGSEVALQFFSGYLIEKSLSIDNLFVFLLIFQAFQIPKKQQKKVLFWGILGALFFRIGFILLGAKLVHSLDWVLYIFAVILIFTAYKLIRKKAVFDVHRSFILKALKKVFPIYKKKNVDFFVIKERGKWKITTLFLALLVIESSDILFAIDSIPAIFAITTDPFIVYTSNIFAILGLRSLYFALYQSIEKLHYLRFGLAGVLFFIALKILLAPAFSIPISLSLIIILLILSFTVIFSFFFKKKH
- a CDS encoding TauD/TfdA family dioxygenase produces the protein MNVFNAQRKFLKATLTALLLSNFLSAQVINDLEKFTIEASEGKKSIYDFSTDEIYERLKEQGIVLLRGFDVSTRDFLTFSNQFPDTFLPYQGGSVRPNVDGDPTAIIITEKDGNHSVYFHGEQYYQKIRATTFWMYAFVPPVADGATLLCDGRELYTRLPEEIKQLFMDKKIKYSRCFPLAQWQKIYQVTSEEELEPILNKQLINYFIDEESNLHTTYITEAIQQEKWGNSPIFINNALEILEDMQEMHPKHNLEKTKETICVTFEDDTEIPREVIEQIQQIIAEIKMAVRWQKKDILIFDNTRILHAREGFPEGSPRELVSRLSIH